The segment CCCAATGATCACCAAATTCGACATGGTGCTAAGAATCTCCACTTTCTCATCATAAACACCCTCTTTAATGTACAAAACATAAGTCTGGTTTCTATGCTCCGGGATGTGTTTGAGAGCGTCATTGATAAACTTGTATTTGCCTGATCCATCCTTGGCAACAACCACATCGGGTTTGATTTCGTTAGACACGTTAACAGCAAGAAGTCTGCGCCTTCCCACATCAATCCAATCAGGTAATAACTCAATGCCATGACCCAAAACAGGGGTATCATCGAAAAGGAGACGACGACGATTGGATCCAGCGTTGAGGCTTGTGAAGACATCGGAAATCTCGGTGATCATTGAAAGGGCATTGCTAGTTAGCTGCATAGAAACATTCAGTGCCTTTTTCATTTTCTCCCCCGCCTCTCCGGTAGTGTCCTCAAAGCCATCCAAGCAAGATTCTTGATATGTAATTGCACCACTCAACCAAATCTTCAAATCAGCAATCCAATGACTCAGGTCATTGAACTCAAAACTTTCGAATTTGAGGTGTGTTCTATTGAGATCATTAACGGCTTGCAACGCTAGCTTCTCACAGTTCTCCAGGGCCATTTTTGCTCTTGGATCCTTCTCAAGCTTTTGCATAAATGTTGAATTGTCAATTGCTtccttaattttcttaattgtcACCTGAAATGACTTTTGGATAAGTTCTTTGGGATCTGAGGAGCATTCACCCGTGGACTCAAGGCTCTCAACACATGTAGTTTGATACTGTGTAGTCTGGCATATGGATTCAATAGCTTTTTTCGTACTCGTAACATCTTGAGCCTCAGCTTCTTTATCATTCCAATTCATCGTTACGACTACTGCAACTACCATAGCCACCAAGATTAATGAACACACACCAATAATGGTGAAATTCCTCTTACGATTATTTCCCGCCATTGCTTGATCTCTACTCTTAAAATGTATTTGATATTGtaaaacaaataattagaaatattaCTGCTTCACGTGCAATTCACCAAATTGTAACGGAGAAGGGCCTGGAGGATTGCTCTTGACCCTCTCCTCAAAATGGCTGAAAAAAGAACGAATGAGACTAAAGACAAGTTATAGCTTTCCCCCAAACATTGTTCTGTTCTGGATAAGAAGCTTAGAGGGAAACAAGCATATTGACGGAGGATAAAATTGAAACTTGTTCATTTGTGTCTTATTATAGCTTCCAAAAAGTTAGGAGATTTTTAACACCATCCATTAACTccttattttttgaatgatcaATATTTTAAACCTTAACTTACGGGGATAAAACAGTGATGTTTAATCATCCTCCGTTGGCAACTTTTAATCCATTCTTTCTACACGCATTAAACACACCAGTTCTATTTAACATTAACAATAACTATAAATATCATATGAACACCTTTATTTACGCGTTTACAGCCtaaataaaccaagaaatgaaTGCATCACATATAATATTTGAGGtgaaaaaacaaatacataatGAATTAGATAAGAGTGATCACTTGGAAAATAGCTGAAGAACACAaccaaataaagaaataaaaaaattcttgctTGTTATAAATATAAACCACCAGTGTAAGGGACTCCAGTCCAAGGCAGCCAATAATTCCCGAATATGAAATTAGAGACAGTGAAAGAAGATGCATCCATATAACTAATTTCACCGCGATAACCATGCCATCTGACCCTTTTACTGGTGTCTGATCCAGGACCATCGTTCTTAAATTCAGCATAATACAACGTACTCAGCGCGAAATCATTTGTCCAAATCGACCAACCATCAGGATGAATAAAACTATCCAAAAATGATCGCGTATAAACAGTTCTCGAATACTCCTTCCATGGTCTTCCTAAATATGTCCGTACTGGTTTAGTGCCACTATAGGAGGCCAACTCAATAGACGGAGTAATGGTACATTTGTGGATGGATATGCCTGTGTTCTGGTTAATATCTGTTCTGCCCTGTGCTGTAATTGCATTAAACTGACCGGGCAATGGAAGACGCGGATATATGTTACAGTTTTGGAAAACAACAGCTGAATTCCCAAAAATGAAATCTATAGTCCCGTAGATATTACAGTACTTGTAGAATTGTCTCTGAGAATGTGTGTAAAGTGTGTCTTGGTAGCCTTCAAAGCTGCAGTAGTAGAACGCAGATAGATCAGCGCTATTCCGAACGGCTACAGCTTGGAGCTTTGCTGCTCCTGCTGTGTTCTTAAATGTAATGTTCATTGCTACAAATCCTTGCCCATCTACAGCTGCATCAGTCATTATAGattcatgcaaaaaaaaaatactaaatgaAGTTACGTGCCTTAACAATGTTAAAAGGAATAACTACTCGTAATGAAATACGCTACTATAACAGCCTAATTGCACTAGTCTATTCACAATGTCATGTGtaacacaattttaaaaaaaagtaggcATGTTCTTTCCCTATAATTGCAGGCCTTATTAAGTAGGCTTTATCCCCATTTGTCTTCCCCCAACCAACCTTTATATCATCTCGACAGTTCAAACAAGAAtgttgttgaatgccttgaatcggacccgctacaaacagaaaggacgggggtcttaattttctgttgattctgtatgttgggcccaagcctgttagggcgtagcttagcactatatatagacgctatgggaaaccctattctgtaattctgtttttgcctctccataataaaactgctccctctcttcccgtggacgtagccaatttattggtgaaccacgtaaactgttgtcttgttttttgcgtttatattttctcgtattatctcaaattccgcacaacaaatgTATTTGACTCTGCAATTATGTAAAGATATGATATTTGAGACTAGCTCAATCtcaaaaactaatttataaGGGAGGATTTAGGATACCACTAATCCATTTCCCAATCAATATGAAACTTTTACCACTCTAACAAACCTCAAATATTCCTCAACCTCTTTATAAGCTTTATTGGTTATGATATATACTTTCTTTCTCCACTTTTAATTGCCACGTACGTTTTCTGAAAGTCAAAGCTGACAAATTTTCAagcttaaaataaattacattaattcaatattttaaacaaaaaatttagatattcaaaaactatatcttaaatcttaaaaaattgcaatatcaatatgatgaaaaaataaatcttaaaatgtTGAACAAAGTTTTTAAGGTTTgactttgaaaaaataaatcatgacaattaaaagtgaactGACTCACTTACATTAGTTATTTAAGAAGCTTAAATAAGAGTATATGACGTCTAGGAAATATATAATCCTTAAAGAAAGGACATGGGAACTGCATGGTGTACTAAATATGCACAGAAATTTATCATGGCCGATTTTTCCTCTTCTGtaaaatctttaataaattatgCTCTAGCACTATAGTACTCAAGATCTGGTAAATATTCCAAACTTACCAAATGTGGCAGAATTAAAAGTTGTCCATCCATCAGGTACATTTCGATTCCCAGTGATTATAGTTTTGTCAATGCCATCTCCAACCATCATCAAATACTTCTTGTTTGCAGTAATGGAAACATACTCATGGTAGACACCAGCGACCACATATATCTGGTAATAGCCTTCCTCTTCTATGCTATTAATTGGCGCAGCTGCGATCGCGTCGTTGATACTAATATAATTCCCACTTCCATCTGGATTCACCACCACTTTTTGTCTAATTTTCAGCATACTCACACTTATATAATCTCCTACACCAGAACCTGAATTCCACCCTTTCTTAAAAAGTGCAAGTGACACACTACACATCATACTACCTGTTAaagacataatataattaagtaacTTTAATCATGCTAGCTCTAAgcttttcaaataaaaatgattacAAACTTCAACACAACGTACCTTTAGAAATTAAAGGTGTAATCAGGTTAGCAACTGGTAAAACAGAAGGCGCATCTAGAAGACCTTCCAAACAAGTTTGTGTATTAGTAATAGTTGCACTAAGCCATGTTTCACCATCATTAGCTTCTGAATTCTCAAGTGAGTTATTCGTTTTCTTTGCAACATCAGCAGCATTTAATAATAAATCAGCGTTTAAGCGAAGTAGATACTGACAATCATGGAGAGCAGACACTGTGCTTTTAGGGAGTAATAGATAATTTAGATCAAGGAAATCAATAATTGAGTTAATAATCTGATTAGTTGTTGAAAAGGAAAGCTGAATGGAGAGCCTTCCTGAGTCATAGATGTCAATAGAATTGTTTGGAGGGAGTAAAGTTTTGCAAAAATTAGGAAAAGGGGTGATGCTGCAAATTCCATCAGAAGAGAGACCAAATGCATAAGAGGCAGTGAAAAAGGACTGAATTATGAAGAATACAAGAATAGAATGTGTGAATGCCATGGCAAGCAGATGGTTAGCTAGGCTTATATGAGAGACATGCATTTATATAGGAATTAAGTTTCATAAGcaaattgtcattttttttaataatatatatagttgGATTGATTGATCATGGTGCAACTTGGTATTGAAAAGTGGGCTATATTTTATATTGGTAAATATCTGATTCTCGGGGGTTGCGATACTTTTGTTATCATGCAAAATTTACACATCGATTTGCAAGCAAAATCAAGCTGTACCTAGTGAACTTTTAAACTTTCAAGCCTGAGTATTTAAATTCCATCTTGAACTAGGAAGGATTTGTTGGGTTGGAACTTTTCAAACACGATTCAAATTTAGTCGGGTTCTGTACTAAACAACTAATGAGAAACTagggaaaaaaaagagataaggGTAGCAAAAGACACTGAAAAAGGTTCTACACAATCACACACCATCTTCATACTCATCTCGCTAAATCATTAATTTTTGTGTGAGCTATTGAGCTAAAATAATCTAAAGAGATAGATTCTTAGCTTGATATCATACTATGTGCGAGAAGTTTTTCCTATAAAGGCACCTTACATGAGTTACATATGTAGCTAACTTTGTTTTCAGCtaggtatatatatttatgaagcTTTGTCATAGACGTGCAACAGGTTCTCCGCTACGAATAAAAGGGAAAAGATTTAATAAAAGTGCATTCCACACAAAAGGTAGGAGAACAATtctgaaaaatacaaaaaataaaattgcccTTGTTTTACTGACCAGTGATGGATGGATCATGTATGAGATAGTTTTGtactaataaattattaatgtcAAGAATTGTCCTTTTATGTACAAGGTCAGGGACGAATCGGCACAACTTACAAAGACTAATTTATGTCGCCTTTATCTTGAATACGGAAGGCAAATGTGCTGGTCGCATTAAATTTGAACAGATTGAAAATTGGTCAAAGATAAAATGGATAGTAATTCAATCTGTCTATATTGataggaaaaattatatataataacaaattaataatttaaattaaatgttatagtcacattttgatttaattgtgtcatGTAGTAAACTGTTTATCAGTCGtttttctccctcaaactctcgctcgtcactctcccaTTTGCTCCCTCTATCGCTtgtctctctcactttatacaatcagaaatgtataaattgtgtttctatttataTGTAACGgtagaaaattgtatatacacatgcaaatacatatatcttcgttcTATACACTATAATTATAAGAAGACGAATATTTCCCTACAgttctcttttgcctttctttctttctcactttatacaaacacagattatacaaaatacaatgtataattatatttgtataaagcgagagagagaataatatttgatatagaaacattttattttgattcaattatatacaaattcaaattttatacaaatacacaaacacataaaattgaattgagAGGCTATCAACTATTTATACAAACGAGAGGCTGGcaacaatttatacaaatgaCTTACTAGCGAAATTATACAAATTGGAAGAGgcgccaacgaattatacaattgcttctttgtatatatgtatagcaaaataACCTaacttcttttgtatatatgtatagcgaaaatagacataacatgtttgttatggagcacaattatgcaaactacaACTATGacatacaaatattaattttgtgtgtgttatatgtgaaagttgttcaTTTGATATGGGTAAAAATGGATTGGGTAACCAATGGGTTAGGTTTTACTAGTTTAcccatattttcatgaataaatagtATTCTATTTAAGAATTCAACATGGTGaaatattttagtcttttttttgaaagatataatatgttgaaaatgcttcatttaattttattgtattataaatataaaaaaaacttaatttctTTTCGGGGTTTGGGGGATTGAGAATAGggataaaaaagtaaaaaaattgaatgtaaaaatattttttttaaaataaacttaatctTTTTGGAGGAGGGGTAAAGAGGTGCGTGGGTCGTTGAtagagatgaaaaaaaaatctttaaattttttttaatgggaGGGCTGGTAGGagagtgtgtgtgtgggggggggggggtgtcgAGGCAAAGgtgaaaatgttttcctttgtAACAAATAAAGGGCAAGAACATCACTATTGACAACGTTGCATTTAGCAATTGAAAAgcctaaaaaataataattgttcgatatatatatttcacGTGTCAAATTATGCACAtggtaagacaaaattaaaatagtaatcACATGATTTTAGGAGATTGTGAACTATAAGTCATCTTTTTTGCGTTCACCAATTAGGGGTATTCCAATTCAATGAAAGTTTGATCATTTTAGATATAAAGACTAAatcatgaatttaaattatatatataaataaatatacataagtCAAGACCAAATTAAGACGTGCCAAGCTGTGGAGATGTCAAACATTCGATCCACCAGCGCATTCTGTTCCTCATCTATGCAATTTGACAACGTAACACAGCTAAACAAAAGTCAACTTAAAACAAATCTTCTATATCTTTTTGATCGATCAACACATACATATGAAAAATTCAAGCACACCAAAATATTTAATCATAGACAGCTGTATGATATATATTAATAAGAAGTAATGGCATGTTTCTAAAAATCAAAGCATACACATTTTGCAGTATTCCTAAACATTCAATGTAGTTTTTATTGCAGTTTAACTGCATAAAATATGTGTGGTAGGGTATAACTATTGCTCTT is part of the Solanum lycopersicum chromosome 1, SLM_r2.1 genome and harbors:
- the LOC101245007 gene encoding pectinesterase-like is translated as MHVSHISLANHLLAMAFTHSILVFFIIQSFFTASYAFGLSSDGICSITPFPNFCKTLLPPNNSIDIYDSGRLSIQLSFSTTNQIINSIIDFLDLNYLLLPKSTVSALHDCQYLLRLNADLLLNAADVAKKTNNSLENSEANDGETWLSATITNTQTCLEGLLDAPSVLPVANLITPLISKGSMMCSVSLALFKKGWNSGSGVGDYISVSMLKIRQKVVVNPDGSGNYISINDAIAAAPINSIEEEGYYQIYVVAGVYHEYVSITANKKYLMMVGDGIDKTIITGNRNVPDGWTTFNSATFAVDGQGFVAMNITFKNTAGAAKLQAVAVRNSADLSAFYYCSFEGYQDTLYTHSQRQFYKYCNIYGTIDFIFGNSAVVFQNCNIYPRLPLPGQFNAITAQGRTDINQNTGISIHKCTITPSIELASYSGTKPVRTYLGRPWKEYSRTVYTRSFLDSFIHPDGWSIWTNDFALSTLYYAEFKNDGPGSDTSKRVRWHGYRGEISYMDASSFTVSNFIFGNYWLPWTGVPYTGGLYL